One stretch of Corallococcus exiguus DNA includes these proteins:
- a CDS encoding YacL family protein, producing MSGLPPDDVLADYLAQELRPDANRAQGMLRELTALRQGQRERWDVTGETWSLELNRARASIHSEVAIPGRSQDLPLEEFEDAIRSWLEFMELSRGH from the coding sequence GTGAGTGGCCTGCCGCCCGACGACGTGCTGGCGGACTACCTCGCCCAGGAGCTGCGGCCGGATGCGAACCGGGCGCAGGGGATGCTGCGCGAGCTGACGGCGCTGCGGCAGGGACAGCGGGAGCGGTGGGACGTCACCGGGGAGACCTGGAGCCTGGAGCTCAACCGGGCCCGGGCCTCCATCCACAGTGAGGTGGCCATCCCCGGCCGCTCCCAGGACCTGCCCCTGGAGGAGTTCGAGGACGCCATCCGCTCCTGGCTGGAGTTCATGGAGCTGTCGCGGGGCCACTGA
- a CDS encoding Hsp70 family protein, with product MADRPRIVGIDLGTTNTLVASVRNRIPKIVPTDRGNLILPSVVALSAKNDLLVGGVAKDQMVTNPKNTLWGTKRLIGRKYHSKAVEDLKGYFPYDIVEDPNGDTAVTMGGKLYTLPQVSSFVLSQLKTIAEQFLGGPIDAAVISVPAYYNDNQRNAVKEAGRLAGFDVKRIVNEPTAAALAYGFNRGLDQKVLVYDLGGGTFDVSVLHLAGNVFEVLATGGDSFLGGADFDNRIMEYVLERFRDETKVDLTESPIALQRIKNAAEAAKIDLTLIPNVVIDLPYIEERKGKPLDLRIPLTRDYLNNLTGDLVDRTFDICDRVLAEKGISRSEIDEIILVGGQSRMPLVQQKIQAHFGKAPRKGVHPDECVALGAALLGDSLGSIDAVTLLDALSMPIGYAMPNGRVKRIIEKNSLIPMVKSFRLPPPQQPGAQFIELDIYQGDSDLMVDNEYLGTVRVPAAAAGRKIDFRLTEECLLQVQVEDASGMSRKVDLATRDTPEQLKKALQEVASRNTPAAPSSSSGPSDDRGLFSSIKSIFRRG from the coding sequence ATGGCGGACAGACCTCGCATCGTCGGGATTGACCTGGGCACCACCAACACCTTGGTGGCATCCGTGCGCAACCGCATCCCGAAGATCGTCCCCACGGACCGCGGCAACCTCATCCTGCCCTCCGTGGTCGCGCTGTCCGCCAAGAACGACCTGCTGGTCGGCGGCGTCGCCAAGGACCAGATGGTGACCAACCCCAAGAACACGCTCTGGGGCACCAAGCGGCTGATCGGCCGCAAGTACCATTCGAAGGCGGTGGAGGACCTCAAGGGGTACTTCCCCTACGACATCGTCGAGGACCCCAACGGGGACACCGCCGTCACGATGGGCGGCAAGCTCTACACGCTGCCGCAGGTCTCCAGCTTCGTGCTGTCGCAGCTGAAGACGATCGCGGAGCAGTTCCTGGGCGGCCCCATCGACGCGGCCGTCATCTCCGTCCCCGCCTACTACAACGACAACCAGCGCAACGCCGTGAAGGAGGCCGGGCGTCTGGCCGGCTTCGACGTCAAGCGCATCGTCAACGAGCCCACCGCCGCGGCGCTGGCCTACGGCTTCAACCGGGGCCTGGATCAGAAGGTCCTCGTCTATGACCTGGGCGGAGGCACCTTCGACGTCAGCGTGCTGCACCTGGCCGGCAACGTCTTCGAGGTGCTGGCCACGGGCGGCGACTCCTTCCTGGGCGGCGCGGACTTCGACAACCGCATCATGGAGTACGTGCTGGAGCGCTTCCGCGACGAGACCAAGGTCGACCTGACCGAAAGCCCCATCGCCCTCCAGCGCATCAAGAACGCCGCCGAGGCGGCGAAGATCGACCTGACGCTCATCCCGAACGTCGTCATCGACCTGCCCTACATTGAAGAGCGCAAGGGCAAGCCGTTGGATCTGCGCATCCCGCTGACCCGCGACTACCTCAACAACCTCACCGGCGACCTGGTGGACCGCACCTTCGACATCTGCGACCGGGTGCTCGCGGAGAAGGGCATCAGCCGCTCGGAGATCGACGAGATCATCCTGGTGGGCGGCCAGAGCCGCATGCCGCTGGTGCAGCAGAAGATCCAGGCCCACTTCGGCAAGGCCCCGCGCAAGGGCGTGCACCCGGACGAGTGCGTGGCCCTGGGCGCCGCGCTCCTGGGCGACTCGCTGGGCAGCATCGACGCGGTGACGCTGCTGGACGCGCTGTCCATGCCCATTGGCTACGCGATGCCCAACGGCCGCGTGAAGCGCATCATCGAGAAGAACTCGCTGATCCCGATGGTGAAGAGCTTCCGCCTGCCGCCGCCGCAGCAGCCGGGCGCGCAGTTCATCGAGCTGGACATCTACCAGGGCGACAGCGACCTGATGGTGGACAACGAGTACCTGGGCACCGTTCGCGTGCCGGCCGCCGCCGCGGGCCGGAAGATCGACTTCCGCCTCACCGAGGAGTGTCTCCTCCAGGTGCAGGTGGAGGACGCGAGCGGCATGTCGCGCAAGGTGGATCTGGCCACCCGCGACACGCCCGAGCAGTTGAAGAAGGCCCTGCAGGAAGTCGCCTCGCGCAACACGCCGGCTGCTCCGTCGAGCAGCAGCGGGCCGAGCGATGACCGCGGCCTCTTCTCCAGCATCAAGAGCATCTTCCGTAGGGGGTAG
- a CDS encoding SCP2 sterol-binding domain-containing protein has translation MPKFPSKEWLDEAVRLTNADPECAIAGKGWKGDFGAIIEAEKGKLDKSFVVHVEPGDCDIKRARVLSDPDDLDELEPVYLARAPYSVWKQLLLGTLDPVEAVLKRRISMRGDLQPLIERMRYKGIADRVFAALKTEFPDGP, from the coding sequence ATGCCGAAGTTTCCGTCGAAGGAATGGCTGGACGAAGCCGTCCGGCTCACCAATGCAGACCCGGAGTGCGCCATCGCCGGCAAGGGATGGAAGGGCGACTTCGGGGCCATCATCGAGGCGGAGAAGGGCAAGCTGGACAAGTCCTTCGTCGTCCACGTGGAGCCCGGGGACTGCGACATCAAGCGGGCCCGCGTGCTGTCGGATCCGGACGACCTGGACGAGCTGGAGCCGGTGTACCTGGCCCGCGCGCCGTACTCCGTCTGGAAGCAGCTGCTGCTGGGCACGTTGGATCCGGTGGAGGCGGTGCTCAAGCGCCGCATCTCCATGCGGGGGGACCTGCAGCCGCTCATCGAACGCATGCGCTACAAGGGCATCGCCGACCGCGTCTTCGCCGCGCTGAAGACCGAGTTCCCCGACGGCCCCTGA